One genomic segment of Acropora muricata isolate sample 2 unplaced genomic scaffold, ASM3666990v1 scaffold_754, whole genome shotgun sequence includes these proteins:
- the LOC136907773 gene encoding uncharacterized protein — MDSNCSEGYEGPLCDVCRHGYYKQLKTCRKCPSKNWMIGQLCLIAAAIFVITVVVAWRSKKQMKKKKDRSLGDLILSKLKIVIGFYQVTFGVIEAFAFIKWPESLTFIGKYSELLQLNVLQIAPIHCLFANLKVDAFGRLYAVLSINAAVIIFGFTFYGIRKVLITRKTFESQEEKAKKISETKEAAYKAVFFVLYVTYLSTCSKTANVLPLACRAICYTENTTQCETFLRADFTINCSSQEFRRPVIVAYFSIIYIIVLPTSALVMLWRHWKTLKASADRDNDESTYSQRSEVIAGLSFLFQNYKIRRWYWEFVETARKVILTSGIILLGAESRAYIGMALIMSGFYGMFFAHMKPIEDPSENSLMLSSLAVTYVNIVIGAVSRIPEEVALDTLYPNLEKVLFDILVIGANVLVILILLVQYAIFIYRFFKEWRKNPRWSFSCCLALLLPLTDLQQEVLGMAGKNVLKQQLKTGNVDMPSLSGALKESGAVSIELNILPEHPEETSGSPSEETETGRKKQGNTDKGTVGTGDEPKKQAMTRKKKVKQQLRIGNVNMSSESGPLKRSGAERIVHASIHEHPKKTRGCLNKERKPAGKKETNAEKVALDKEKEPEKNRLPQDNLQQEIRRMRSKNPLKQQLQTGNVNTPSKSGTLKKTGVVRIVHASIHERPKKTRGSLTEEKKAVEEKEKVAEKVAFDKGEEPEKKRLPQDNLQQEIRQMGSKNPLAQQLQTDNVNNPSESGGFKKKGAVDFVLVTIHEQPKEACGSPSEERGTGVKKQGADNKVAANTPEEELEETCL; from the exons ATGGATTCCAATTGTTCTGAAGGTTATGAGGGGCCATTGTGTGATGTGTGCCGGCACGGATATTACAAACAGTTGAAGACGTGCAGGAAGTGCCCATCAAAGAATTGGATGATCGGACAGCTCTGCCTTATAGCGGCAGCAATTTTTGTTATAACTGTGGTTGTAGCTTGGAGAAGcaaaaagcaaatgaagaagaaaaaagatcgCTCCTTGGGGGATCTCATTCTTAGCAAACTGAAAATTGTCATTGGTTTCTACCAAGTCACTTTTGGAGTTATCGAGGCATTTGCATTCATAAAATGGCCCGAATCACTCACATTTATCGGAAAATATTCTGAGTTGCTCCAGCTCAATGTCCTCCAGATCGCTCCAATCCACTGTCTCTTTGCAAATCTGAAAGTGGATGCTTTTGGAAGATTGTATGCTGTACTTAGTATAAACGCTGCAGTCATCATTTTCGGATTCACTTTTTATGGCATCAGGAAAGTCTTAATAACCAGAAAGACCTTTGAAAGCCAAGAAGAAAAGGccaagaaaatttcagaaacaaagGAGGCGGCGTACAAGGCggtttttttcgttctttacgTAACCTACCTGAGCACGTGCTCGAAGACAGCAAATGTTCTTCCTCTTGCTTGTCGCGCTATTTGCTATACCGAAAATACAACACAATGTGAAACCTTTCTGAGAGCTGATTTCACTATAAATTGTTCAAGCCAAGAATTCCGACGACCTGTTATTGTGGCATACTTCAGTATCATCTACATCATTGTTTTACCCACATCAGCCCTGGTTATGCTTTGGAGGCATTGGAAAACTCTAAAAGCATCAGCTGACAGAGACAATGATGAATCGACATATTCCCAACGTTCCGAGGTCATCGCAGGTTTGagctttttgttccaaaactacAAGATTCGAAGGTGGTACTGGGAATTTGTTGAAACAGCTCGAAAAGTGATTCTTACATCTGGTATTATCCTGTTGGGTGCGGAGAGCAGAGCTTACATTGGAATGGCTCTTATTATGTCTGGTTTCTATGGCATGTTTTTTGCTCACATGAAGCCGATAGAGGATCCCTCAGAAAATTCCTTGATGTTGTCTTCCCTTGCAGTCACGTACGTCAATATCGTAATAGGTGCTGTAAGTAGAATCCCAGAAGAAGTGGCTCTAGACACATTGTACCCAAACCTGGAAAAAGTCTTGTTCGACATATTGGTGATTGGAGCGAATGTCTTGGTTATTTTAATCCTTTTGG tCCAGTATGCCATATTCATTTATCGCTTTTTCAAGGAGTGGCGTAAGAACCCACGCTggtctttttcttgttgtttggcATTGCTTCTTCCCCTGACTGACCTCCAGCAAGAGGTACTAGGAATGGCGGGAAAAAACGTATTAAAACAGCAGCTGAAAACTGGCAACGTCGACATGCCATCACTGTCTGGTGCGCTTAAGGAAAGCGGAGCAGTGAGCATTGAACTTAACATTTTGCCGGAGCACCCAGAAGAGACCAGTGGATCTCCTTCTGAGGAAACGGAAACTGGCCGAAAGAAACAAGGAAATACTGACAAGGGGACAGTTGGCACAGGAGATGAACCAAAGAAGCAAGCcatgacaagaaaaaagaaagtgaaacaGCAACTGCGAATTGGTAACGTTAATATGTCATCGGAGTCTGGACCCTTAAAGAGGAGTGGAGCAGAGAGAATTGTCCATGCCAGTATTCATGAGCAcccaaaaaaaacaagaggatgCCTGAATAAAGAAAGGAAGCCTGctggaaaaaaggaaacaaatgcTGAGAAGGTGGcacttgacaaagaaaaagaacCGGAGAAGAATCGTCTGCCTCAAGATAACTTGCAACAAGAGATAAGAAGGATGAGAAGCAAAAATCCATTGAAACAACAGCTGCAAACTGGTAACGTCAATACCCCATCAAAGTCTGGAACCTTAAAGAAAACCGGTGTAGTGAGAATTGTCCATGCCAGTATTCATGAGCGcccgaaaaaaacaagaggatcccttactgaagaaaagaaagctgttgaagaaaaggaaaaagttgctGAGAAGGTGGCATTTGACAAAGGAGAAGAACCAGAGAAGAAACGTCTGCCTCAAGATAACTTGCAACAAGAGATAAGACAGATGGGAAGCAAGAATCCATTAGCACAACAGCTGCAAACTGATAACGTCAATAACCCATCGGAGTCTGGAGGCTTCAAGAAAAAGGGAGCAGTTGATTTTGTCCTTGTCACTATTCATGAGCAACCGAAAGAGGCTTGTGGGTCTCCTTCTGAAGAAAGGGGCACTGGTGTGAAGAAACAAGGAGCTGATAACAAGGTGGCAGCTAACACACCTGAGGAGGAGCTGGAGGAGACCTGCTTGTGA